The window CTCTCTCTTATTCCTCTCAGGCCTATCAAGGCGATGGACTTCCCCTTTCATGACAAGGCGGCCCACCTGCTCGCATATGGGGCGACGATGTCGTGGTTCGGACAGATATTCAGAAAAAGAAATGCCGCCTTTTTAATAGCCGCGAGTTTGGTCGCCTTAGGGGTGATCGTAGAGTTCCTTCAGGGGACCACCGTCTACCGAACATTCGAGATCTATGATATGGTCGCAAATGCGGCAGGGATCCTGGCCGGGCTTCTTCTCTCAAGGACGAGGTTCGGAACCCTGCTCGGTACTTTTGAAC is drawn from Syntrophorhabdaceae bacterium and contains these coding sequences:
- a CDS encoding VanZ family protein, producing MIDALPTNDVDTRNSAISKGTAGLRFFPLWLGVGFLCVGLVIYLSLIPLRPIKAMDFPFHDKAAHLLAYGATMSWFGQIFRKRNAAFLIAASLVALGVIVEFLQGTTVYRTFEIYDMVANAAGILAGLLLSRTRFGTLLGTFERALKRSVR